The Cellulophaga sp. RHA19 genome includes the window CTACTTCGCCAAAAATATTATAAACAACAATGTCTTTAGCTCTGTTTTCTTTAGTAGTAATATAAACGGTTCTGTCCGCTACCGGATTAGGGTATAGTTTAAAATCTGCAATTTGGGGAATATTGCTATTTTGCATAGGTAAGTTAACTACCTTTTCTTGGGCAGAAACTAGCAAGCAAAACGTCATTAAAAACAAAATGTAGATTTTCTTCATTTTTTTTGCTGATTTGGGATTAGCTGTGTAAATGTAGAGTAAGTGTAAGCTTAAAAATATTTAATGTTGTGAAAAAGGTATTATTGTAGGTTAAATCACCTTTTTTAAGTTGTTAAGAAATAAAATTTTGAAAAATGCGTTGCTCGGATGAACTGCAACTCTCTATTTAATAATAAGTTTACGTGTGGCAACTTTATCTTTTTCAAAAATGCGTATTACATATACGCCAGCATCTAAATTAGAAACATTTAACTCTTTGCCAATTAATTTAGTATCTAGTGCTTTTGTTCCTAAAACATCAAAAACTAATATTTTTTTAGGAGCATTTTTTTTAGTACTAATGTAGATTTTGCCATTAGTCACAGGGTTGGGGTAAAGCTTTAAACCTTCAATATCAGACACCTTTTTAGTGTCTTGCCCAAAGGCAACCACTGTAGAAAAAGCAAAGAATAATACAAGGTATAATTGTTTCATATAAAGCTGTATACAATAAATATACTACAAATATACTAAACTGAAGCTTTTAACGTTGCAATAAATTTAACATTTTCGATAAACGGAAAAAACTTTTTTAAAAGAAAGAAAAAACTTCACAAACTATGAGTCTGTTTTAATCATAAAAAAACCGCCTAAACTGTGTTTAGGCGGTTAATCATTTATTCTTTATGTCTCTTATAATCCAACTGTCCAACCGGCTGCCCAGTCAGGAGCAGCAGCACCATTACCAGCACCAGTTGCAGTACCTTCTGTGTAGAAGTCTTGCTTAGCACCTGTGTAATCAGTTTCAACAAAACCAGTTGCTTTTGCATCAAATTGGATGTTAGTAATTACTAAGTTACCAGCTTCAATTCTTGTTGCTGCAGGAGTATCAGAATCTTTTACAGATATTCCTTTGTTTACGCCACTAGTGTAAAAGTTGTCTATTGTAAAGTTTCCTCCACCTTCTTTGTAAAATAATGCCCCCTCTGTTACAGGACCAACAACAGTAATGTTACTTAATGTAGTTGTAGTTACAGGATTTACAGAAGCAGTTTCGTTTTTAAGATTAGAGCCTTCTAAACCAGCTTTAGCAGAACCAGAAACATACCAGAATTCACCGTTGCCATTCCATCCATCAGCAAAGTCAATACCATCATCACCAGCATTAGTAGAAACTAAATATTTACCGTTAACAGTACCACCGAAGAACTCAATACCATCATCTTTACCATTATAAGATTGTACATATTCTACAGTTGTTCCAGAACCAACACCAAATAAAGATAAGCCGTTAAATTGTTTTTCAGCAGAGAATTCAGCTCCAGTATATTCTAAGCGTAAGTATGTAATAGAACCAGAGTTATCATCAGTAACAGTACCACCATAAGTAAGACCAGCAACTTCAGAAGTAACAGAAGCGCCTTTGTTTGTTGGTGCGTTACCACATACAACTAAACCACCCCAGTTACCTGGTTCTGGTGTAGCAGCTCCAGAAGTCATAACTACTGGGTTACTAGCAGTACCATTAACAAATATCTGACCACCTTGTGCAACAGCAATATATGATGCTGTACCGCCAGTAGCTTTAATTACAGTACCAGCAGGAATTATTAATTTACCACCGTCTAATATTTCTAATTTACCTTTTAATTCGTATGCTACAGAAGCATCTAAATTTAACTGATAATTAATTTCTCCTTCTAAGCTAGATTCTGTAACACCGCTGTTATCTAAACCTCTTGTCCAACCTGCAGCCCAGTCAGGAGCAGCAGCACCATTACCAGCGCCAGTTGCGACACCTTCAGATATAAAAGATTGGTTAGCACCAGTGTAATCTGTTTTTGCAAACCCATCTGCTACATTTGCAAACTCCATATTAGTAATTACTAAATTACCAGCTTCAATTCTTGTTTTAGCAGGAATATCAGAATCTTTTACAGATACACCTTTGTTTACACCACTAGTGTAAAAGTTGTCTATTGTAAAGTTTCCGCCACCTTCTTTGTAAAATAAAGCACCTTCACCTACAGGACCAACAACAGTAATGTTGCTTAATGTAGTTGTAGTTACAGGGTCTACAGAAGCAGTTTCGTTTTTAAGGTTAGAGCCTTCTAAACCAGCTTTAGCAGAACCAGAAACATACCAGAATTCACCGTTACCATTCCATCCATCAGCAAAGTCAATACCATCATCACCAGCATTAGTAGAAACTAAATATTTACCGTTAACAGTACCACCGAAGAACTCAATACCATCATCTTTACCGTTATAAGATTGTACGTATTCTACAGTTGTTCCAGAACCAACACCAAATAAAGATAGGCCATTAAATTGTTTGTCAGCAGAGAATTCGGCTCCAGTATATTCTAAACGTAGGTATCTAATACTACCAGAGTTATCATCAGTAGCAGTACCACCATAAGTAAGACCAGCAACTTCAGAAGTAACAGAAGCACCTTTGTTTGTTGGTGCGTTACCACATACAACTAAACCACCCCAGTTACCTGCTTCAGGTGCAGTTTCACCAGAAGTCATAACTACTGGGTTACTAGCAGTACCATTAACAAATATCTGACCACCTTGTGCAACTGCAATGTAAGAAGCAGTACCACCAGTAGCTTTAATTACAGTACCAGCAGGTATTGTTAATTTACCACCGTCTAATACTTCAAATTTACCTTTTAATTCGTATGCTATAGAAGCATCTAAAGTTAATTCATTAGATAATTCCCCTTCTAATTCTGCTAAAGCACAAGGCTGACAAGAAGAACCTCCACAGTCAACTCCTGTTTCATCTCCGTTTTTTATTCCGTCTGAACAAGTGTTAGTATTTGCGTCATCATCACTATTACAAGATGTCATTACAGTTCCAAGAACTGAGGCTGCCATCA containing:
- a CDS encoding T9SS type A sorting domain-containing protein, with product MKKIYILFLMTFCLLVSAQEKVVNLPMQNSNIPQIADFKLYPNPVADRTVYITTKENRAKDIVVYNIFGEVVLKQRLIAKQLNISKLIPGMYLMQVTENKKTVTRKLVVK
- a CDS encoding T9SS type A sorting domain-containing protein codes for the protein MKQLYLVLFFAFSTVVAFGQDTKKVSDIEGLKLYPNPVTNGKIYISTKKNAPKKILVFDVLGTKALDTKLIGKELNVSNLDAGVYVIRIFEKDKVATRKLIIK